CCCAGAAGCAACCCTTTTGTTCCGAAAATAATAGGCCCCGAAAAAAAACCAATGAATATTGCAAGCGGATTCACATCAGCTTGTTTGGATCCAAAATATGGCTGCAGGACCATAGGGATAAAAACACTCAGTACAACCACACCAAATACAAGGATTCCTCCTGCTGCAAATGTATTTCCGATATAATACATATATGCTGCGGCAGGTCCGTAAACCATCCATGTTCCGAAAACAGGGAGAAAACCGAATAATCCCGTAAGAATTGCAAGGAGAAATGCATGTGGCACTCCGAATATATAATATCCGATAAAAGAAACTGCTGCTGTTATTACGGCCATTGTCAGATACGATAGAATAAGTACATCAAAGCTTTTTTTCAGGCCTTTTATAATACTTGATATAAATTTCTCATCTTCTTGCGGAAGAGTTAACGCATAGTCTTTAACAGCGCGTATGATTTCATTGCCATTTCGCATGAAATAATAAGTTGCGTACAGGAATACTACAATGTCGAGGAACATAAGCGGTATAGATGTGACAAAGCCAGAAATAATGCCAATCGTAATCGATGAAAGTTTAGCAGTAATCTCCTTTGCCCCAAGAGGTAAATCAATATAAGTTCCCAATCCCGTTGACGAAATAGTATCTGAAAACACAGAAATGAAGTATGTGATCTTGCCGCTTAGTCCGGTGATATCCCCGAATATCTGGCCAATATTTGTCGTTAAGTATGAGATAGACAATATGAGCGGAATTCCTATAATAATTATCAGGAGTGTAAGCGCTGTATGAGAAAGTAGCTTATGTGACTCCATCTTTTTGATTATCGGGCTAAACATATATGTTGTTATTGCAGCAAGGATCAACGGGGTTATGAACGGATATATCATTATTGCAGCTATTCCTATTGCAACCAGGAAAATAGCCGGATGCGACCTTGAATGGAGCCTGGAGGATAAAACCATAATACCACAGCACTATTTTGTTTATTTAATATATATAAGTGCCTGTAGAAATAATGAGACTTTCAGAGACTTTTTATTGTGCATAACTTTATATTCGATTAAGTTATGTATGGTATTGACAAAACCATAAGTAATTGATAATTATGAACCCCAAAAACCTTGCATATCTTGAAGAAAAATTCAAAAACCGTATGACCTTTGACCCTGTAGAACGAATGCTGTATGGCCATGATATTGCCGCCATTCCCGCACTTGTGAAGCCTTTAATTGGAAATACAACTCCTGACGCAGTAGTGCAGCCTCAAAATGAGGACGAACTTATTGAGCTTGTAAAATGGGCAGTATCAAACAATGTGCCGCTTACACCAAGAGGTAAAGCTACTTCGGGATATGGGGGAGCGATACCAGTCAATCAGGGCGTGGTTGTGGATTTCTACAGGATGAAAAAAGTTCTTGCCATCGATGCAAATAACCTGACAGTCACAGTCCAGCCCGGCATCACCTGGGAGAAGCTTGATGCAGAACTAAATAAACAAAATCTTACTATCAGGTTATATCCCACAAGCTATCCCTCATCAACTGTCGGGGGCTGGCTGGCGCAGGGAGGCGCAGGTATCGGAAGCTTTGAATATGGATATTTCCGTGAAAATGTGGTCATGGCTAAAGTTGTATTACCAACCGGAGATGTCAGGAATTTTGCCGGTGATGAACTTGATTTGATCGCTGATGCGGAAGGCATAACAGGATTAATTACAGAAGTGACGCTGCGTATACAGCCTTGCGAAGATATTGAAGTTGCAGGGCTTGCCTGCCCGGATGCAAATCGCCTGCAGGAACTTGTGAAATCTATAATCGGATCAAAGCTGCCAATATGGTCAATGGTATTTATCAATCCGCAGATGGCTGAAATGAAAAACTGCGCTCCTGTTATGGAACATGGCGGACATGCAGCACAAGAGCGCATAATGCTTCCTGCCAGATATATCCTTACACTTGCTTTCCGTAAAAAAGACAGTACAACTATCAAGGCAGCACTTCCCGGTCTTGCAAGTTCATCAGGGGCAGAGATCATAAGTGACAAAATCGCAGAGCATGAATGGGAAAACCGCTTCAGGCTCATGGTCGTAAAGCGGCTTGGTCCTTCACTTGTACCTGCTGAGATAATAATTCCGCTCTCAAGCCTTGGAGACGTGATGGGTGAGATCGGGAACAGGGTTTCCCAGCCAGTAGTTAAGGAAGGCGTGATCATCCGTAATGGGATCAAAGGTGAACCTGAAGTTGTCATCCTGGGTTTTATTCCCGGCGACCAGAGAAAATTCAGTTATAATTTCGTATTCGGTCTTGTGCTGTCGATTATGAAGATCGCTGAAGAACATGGCGGGAGACCTTATTCAACCGGCCTGTATTTCTCCAAAAAGGCTGATTACATATTGGGAAAAGAAAGAGTACAACGATTGCGCGCTTTCAAATATGAGTTCGATCCGAAAAATATATTGAACCCTGGAAAGGTCACAGGCAGCAGCCTTATGGGAATTGCCCTGGGTATGGCCTGCACTTTTGAGCCGTTTATCCGTCCGCTTGGAAATTCCGTTACTACGACTGTTGGTGAGAGGCCGCAAAAACAGGTCAGGGATATCCCGGCAGATGTGGCATGGTATGCTTACAGCTGCTCTCAGTGCGGATACTGCATTGATGAATGCGACCAGTTCTACGGGCGCGGCTGGGAAAGCCAGAGCCCCAGGGGTAAATGGTACTGGCTGCGGGAGTACATGGAAGGACGCGTTGAATGGGACCAGAAGATGGTTGACACGATCATTTCATGCACGACCTGCGAGCTTTGCAACTTGCGCTGCTCGGCAGCTTTGCCTGTTGAGCCTTCATGGATGAAACTTCGCGGTAAACTGATAAATGAAGATAAGAAGATGACCTTCCCGCCGTTTGAAATGATGACAGAAGCCCTTAATTCCCAGGGAAATATCTGGGCATGCTACAGGAAAGACCGCTCGAAATGGTTCCCTGAGGAACTTAAGGAAAAGCACGGGCCTATGCATAAAGCAAAGAATGTTTATTTTGCGGGCTGCACAGCAAGTTTTGTTGAAAAAGACATAGGCATGGCAAGTGTACGCCTGCTTGATGCGGCAAATGTTGATTTTACGTATCTTGGCGAGAAAGAGAACTGCTGCGCTACTCCGATGCTTGTGGCAGGCAAATGGGATGCCTTTGCCAGAACCATGAAAAAGAATATCAGCGCAGTAAAAGCAGCCGGGGCTGATACCGTAATTACCTCATGCCCGGCATGTGATATGATGTGGCGGCAGGTATATCCTGAATGGTCAGAAAAACTCGGTATTGATTATAAGATAAAGACAAAGCATTATAGTGAGATCGTATCAGACAAAATCAAATCCGGTGAGTTCAAGTTCAAAAAAGGTATGGAAAAACCCATTACGGTGACGTGGCATGACTCCTGCCATATCGGACGCGCATCAGGTGTGTACGAGCCGCCGCGTGATGTTATAAAGGCAATTCCTGGTGTCAGGTTCGTTGAGATGAGCTCAAACAGGGATAAGGCTCACTGCTGCGGCTCGGTGCTGACGCTCCTGAAGGAGCCAGAAACGGCAGCAGATATTGGAAAGATACGTCTTGATGAAGCCGTTGAAGCAGGCGCACAGAAGGTTCTTGCTCTTTGTCCATGCTGCCAGTTCCAGCTAAGGGTAAGCGCAGACGCAAGAAAAATCCCGGTCGAAGTGGTTGACCTTGCGACTTTTGCTTCATCAGCTATCGGGTATGATTTCCCGGATCCAAAACCAGAAGTACAGGCACAGTGGGCGGTCTTTGAGAAGATGATAACCCTTATGACACCGAGGGGATTTGCAGGTCTTATGGGAACAATGTGGCCTGAGCTTATTGATGCAATGCCTTATGGAATGGGGCCGATGATGCGGGCGATGGGTAAAGTCCCTGGCGCTCTTTCGCTTATGAAGCCATTGTTCCCTGTGCTATTCCCGATCCTTCTTCCTAAGATGATGCCAGAGGTAATGCCTGTGATGCTTGAAAAAATTGGAAAGATAATTCCAATGCCTGCATATATGGCAGAGCAGATGCCTGAACTTTTACCAAAAGTCATGGATAACCTGATGCCGCATATGATCGATGATGTGGTGCCGCTTGTTACCCGGCCGATGATCGATTATCTGACGGGGAGGAAGTGATATGGAATGAACATATCCTCTCCATCTTTTTCCCTTATCAAAAATATCATTTTTTTCTTTTAATAAGTCAACAATCATACTTCTTGCATTCTCGCAGCATTTCCTCAAAAGTATAATGTTCGGGAATGACATCCACATTTATCCCAAACCCGATCAATGTATCACAAGTAGGTTTGCCAATAGCTGCTACAATCTTTTGATTCATAATCCTGATGATCTCATCTTTTTCTCCCATCTCCCGGGCAAGCGCCATGAAATTCCTGACCATCATAGTGCTTGTGAATGCAAAAATATCTACATTACCTTGAAGCACCTGTTTAAAAAGCGCAGCATGTCGCTCATCTTTAGGGCTGATTATCTGATACACTTGCGTTTCATGCACAACTGCTCCTTTTTCAAGAAGACCTCTCACAAGTTCAGGAGCACCATGGCTGCTTCTTGCGATCTCGATAACCGCACCTTCAATTCCCGAAAGTTCTTTAACAAGACCTGAAGAACTGTAAGAACCGGGCATCATAGTGACATGGATCCCGTTTTTCAAAAGTGCATCTCTTGTCTTAGGGCCGATTGCTATAACTCTGGTTTCATTGAGCCTTTCAATAAATTCCTCAGGGTATTTCATTTTCAATAAAGTGAACTCGACCCCGTTAGCGCTTGTGAAAATAACGTAATCCGCCTCTCCCCCCATTACACGGTCCAGGAACCCTTTAAAATTTGAATCGGTCTTATCCATTACATCGATCATGGGCGCGGTTATTGTGGAAAAGCCCATTGAAGATGCAAGTTTGACAGACTCTTCCAGGTAACCCGCAGGTCTCATAATGGCTATTACTTTCATTTCGATCTTTCAGGGAGCAAGTTCGTGATGCAATTTTACAACATCACCTATTACGGTTATTGCCGGAGCTTTCACCTTTCGCTGCTTACAAAGACCAACAATATCAGCGAGCGTTCCAATAGTGACCCGCTGATCGGGACGTGTTCCTCTTTCGATGACAGCTACAGGAGTATCTACAGATTTACCGTGTTTCACTAATTCTTTCACATTACGCTCCAGCATGCTGACGCCCATCAGGATGACAAGTGTTCCTTCAAATTTTGCAAGAAGTTCCCAGTCAAGAGCTGTTTCTTCCTTTTCAGGGTCTTCATGTCCTGTTATGAATGTGACCATGGATGCATAATCACGATGTGTAATTGGAATTCCGGCATAAGCAGGAACTGCAATCGCTGAAGTGATCCCTGGTACTACCTCGACCTTGATACCTTCTGCGGAAAGTGTCTGGGCTTCCTCGCCTCCGCGACCGAAAAGATACGGGTCTCCGCCTTTTAAGCGCAGGACGATTTTTCCTTCTTTTGCCCTTTTGACAAGAAGTTCATTTATCTGCCACTGAGAAAGTTTGTGATTCCCTGCATATTTACCAACATCGATTTTCTCTGCCGATTCCGGCAGCATATCAAGTATCGCTTTACCGGGAAGCTGGTCATAAAGAATGACCTCGGCGCTCTCTATTAGTCTTTTTGCTTTGATAGTCAGAAGCTCCGGGTCACCTGGACCTGAGCCTACAAGATAAACTTTCCCTTTCATTATTATCCTCTTTTGGCTGCAAACATCTTTACCGCTTCATCAACAAGTTTGCCGCCGCCTTTTTTATTCAACTCATTACCGATTCGCTCGGCTTCCTTTTCATACTCGGCGGGGTTTATAAATTCATCTATTTTTACGCAGCGCTTCCCATCCACCGAAAGAACTTCAGCACGGACGTGTATTTCATTTCCCTCGGTTTGTGCAAAAGCCCCGATGGGAACAAGGCATCCGCCTCCAAGGATTCCGATTATTATGCGTTCGCTCCTTGTTTCAAGCCGCGTCTGTTCGTCATTTAAAACAAGAACCGCATTTTGCGCATCAGTTCCTTTCCTGGTAACTATGACCACCGTCCCCTGGTTAGCAGACGGGACAAAATCGTCAGGATCGAGGCGTTCTCCGGGCAGGTCCCATTTCAGTCTCTCAAGTCCGGCTTGCGCAAGGAAAATACCATCATATTGCCCTTCCTTAAGTTTGCGAAGACGTGTGTCGATATTACCGCGTAACTCCTTTATGATAAAACCTGGTCTGTACCTGGATAGCTGGGCGCGTCGCCTCAGGCTTGTAGTTCCGATGATCGAACCATCGGGAAGATCTTTTAATTTCGTATTGTTGAGTGTAAGCAGGAAATCATATGGCGAGTCGCGTTTCATTACCGCAGCTATTGTTAGTTCAGGAGGACGTTCGGTAGGAACATCTTTCATGCTGTGGACAGCGATATCTATCTCACCTGCAAGCATCATATCGTCGATCTCACGCACAAAGACCCCGAAACCCTGCACTTCATGCAGCGGCCTGTCTGTGAATGTATCGCCTGATGTTTTGATTATTTTGATTTCCGTTTCTATTCCGTTTTTTGAAAGTAGATCTTTCACGAGATTTGCCTGCGCAAGAGCCAGTTTGCTGCCCCTCGTTCCTATACGCAATGGTTTTTGGGGATTTTTCATTTCAGGTTCCGTTGGTAAGCTTTTAAGGTTTTTTCTATGTCATCTTTTGAATGGGCGAGAGACAGGAAGTTTGTCTCAAACTGGGACGGGGGCAGGAAGATGCCGTCATTTAGCATTTTCTTGAAAAATACATTGAATTTGGCTGTATCGCATTTCAGGGCTTCCTGGTAATTAGAAGGCATATCCCCGAAGAATACCTTGAACATGCTCCCCACGCCGCTCACATTGTAATCAAGCCCGATATCGGTTATAATATCAGATAACCCTGACCTTAATGAATCTCCTGCGCTATTCACTTTGTCATGTACTTTCTCTTTTTTAAGTGTTCTTATCATGGCAAGCCCTGCTGTCATTGAAACCGGGCTGCCATTGAATGTCCCTGCCTGGTAAACAGGACCAGCCGGTGAAATTTTCTCCATTATTTCACGCTTCCCTCCGATCACACCGATATGGAAACCGCCGCCAAGTATCTTTCCAAGAGTTGTCATGTCTGGCGTAATACCATAATACTCCTGAGCACCACCCATGGCAAGCCTGAATCCTGTGATCACTTCATCTAAGATCAATACCACATCATTCTCTTTTGTTACTGCGCGGACATCTTCCAGGTACCCTTTTTTGGGTAATATCGGCCCGATATTTCCAAGTACGGGCTCCATAATTACTGCCGCAACATCATCTTTATACGCTTCAATCGCTTCTGTCATGGCCTCTATATCGTTATATGGCACCTGGAGCGTGTTCTTCGTAAAATCTTTCGGGACTCCGGCAGAATCGGGCGTGCCGAGGGTTGTTGCGCCTGATCCCGCTTTTACAAGGGCAGCGTCGTGAGCGCCATGAAAGCCCCCTTCTATCTTGATGAACTTGTTTTTCCCTGTGAAACCCCTTGCTGCGCGCAGAGCTCCCATTGTAGCTTCTGTTCCTGTTGAGACAAATCGCACCATGTCGATGCTCCTGTATAGTTTGATAATTTCATTCGCAAGAGACACTTCAAGTTCGGTCGGGGTTCCGTAAAGCCAGCCATCATCAAGCTGCTTGGTCACAGCTTCCTTTATTGCAGGATGGTTATGGCCCAAAAGTAAAGGCCCGTAACCCATTACGTAATCGATATATTCATTACCATCAATATCGGTTAACTTTGAGCCGTTCGCTCTTTTAGTATAGAACGGAAATGGTTTTATTGCCCTGACAGGGCTGCTTACGCCCCCGGGAAGTATCTTCTTCGCTTCATCGAATAATTTTCTTGATTTCTCTGTTCCCATGGATTACTCAAATTAGGGGATAAACTAATATAATTTGTGTTTACTCTTGAATTCAGGTATTTTTTGTTAATCCGTTATCTGTGGCATACTTCATTAACTCGTACCAATCATTGGTAATCACTATTTCAGACTAAAGCGTTCTCAAGAATGCCACAAGATCCTTTTTCTCATCCATAGTGAGCTGCAGCTCCTGGATCATGTTGAAGAATTCCACTGTGTCGTCCAGAGTCAGCAGCCTCCCGTCGTGGAAGTAAGGAGGAGTATCCTTGATGCCACGCAGGGGGAAAGTCTTGATCGGGCCGTCGGCGCTTGCCATCATCCCGTTGATCATACGGGGGTTGTAGAAGCGCTCCGTCTTCAGGTTATGCATGGTGAGATCTGTATAGTAGGGAGCAGGATGGCATTCAACGCATTTTGCCTTGCCAAAGAACAGTTCTTGTCCGCGCATTTCAGGCTCAGAAGACATATTCGGATCCAGCTTGCCATAAATATTAAGCTTTGGGGCGGGCGGGAAATCCAGAAGTTCCTGGAACTCAGCCATGAAATGAACCTGGCTGCTGCGTTCAAGCGGGTTGACGCCCTTCTTTGTTGCTATTACAGGATCACCATCAAAATAAGCCCCTCGCTGCTCGAACTCCGTGAAATCCTCTACAGTCTTCAGTGCACGCTGTGAGCCGAAAAGGCGCTGGATATTTAAGCCGCGCAGGGTCGGTGTATCAAGGCGATGGCGGAACTCCTGCGGCCGGATATCGCCCACCAGATGAGTGGCACCGTTTGTATTGCCATTTGCGTGGCAATCAAAACAGGCAACTCCGAGACTTGGGTGTTCAGAACGCCGGTCCTCGAGCAGATTGAATTGTTGCTGCGGGAATGGAGTCAAAAGCAACCGCAGGCCCTCAAGCTGTTTCGGATTTAATATTCCGTTAAACAGTTCAAAGTAGTTCCGGTTGGTCACCAGTTTGCCCCTGGAAACATCACCCAGGTCAGGCCGCGTAGTTAAATAGATAGGCGCGGGGAACTCGGGCAAAAAGCGATCCATCAAGTCGAAATCCAGGTCAAATCGTGTGAGGTCGCGCCCTTCTTGTTTCTTAATCTCATCGATTTCGAAACCGGGGAAGAGCTGGCCACCTTCAGAATGGTTTGGATGCGGCAACGGCAGGAAACCTTTGGGGAAGAGATCCTTCTGTCGAATTTCTTCCGGGCTCATCACAGCCAGTTTGTCCCAGGTCATGCCATCAGGAAGTTTAACCCTTACGCCTTCCTGAATGGGCTTTCCACGGGACATCGTTACATCTTTAGCCGGATGGTCGCTCAGATCGTAACGTTCATTGAGCAGATCCAACTGGCGCTTCATCGTCTCAGACTTCGAAGCCTTATATCGAGCCATGATCGTATCGAAGTCCTCATTGATAACCACCGGTAGATAGCTTGAACGATTTATTAAAACATCAGTCGCTATATCAGGATTCTCATTTGTATCAGCATTTGAGTTTGCATTATCTATCCCGGTATCATTTGAATAATTCGAACTATCCATTCCCGATTCCCCGGCATAGACAACTCCAAGCAATGCGAGTACTACAGCCAAAAACACCAGTGCCCATAGGTGTTTTGATATTCTTTGTCTCATAATATTACCTCCCCTAAATTTTGACGAAATAAACCCGCATGTTGCAGCACCCCCATTTATGGAATTATATCTGCGATGCGGTATCTTTTTTTTGAATTGCGGAATAAAGAGCAGTGCTTGTAATTAAACTATTTACCGTCTCTTGATGCCCACACCCTTCAAACAATTTTTCGAGACGTTTTATCGTATTTGACAATTTATTGTTAATATTGGTATATATAACTACAGGGTGGTTATGGTGTAGCCCGACAAGCAGGCAACCAGTAAAAAAAACACGTAAGAATTCTCACTCTTTTATCCTTGAGCTTCCCGGAGGCAAAAACATCGCTATCCTGTCAGGCGAAGCTATCGTCTTTATGAGCTTTTTATCTTCGAACTTTTCATTC
This region of Candidatus Methanoperedens sp. genomic DNA includes:
- a CDS encoding AI-2E family transporter, with amino-acid sequence MVLSSRLHSRSHPAIFLVAIGIAAIMIYPFITPLILAAITTYMFSPIIKKMESHKLLSHTALTLLIIIIGIPLILSISYLTTNIGQIFGDITGLSGKITYFISVFSDTISSTGLGTYIDLPLGAKEITAKLSSITIGIISGFVTSIPLMFLDIVVFLYATYYFMRNGNEIIRAVKDYALTLPQEDEKFISSIIKGLKKSFDVLILSYLTMAVITAAVSFIGYYIFGVPHAFLLAILTGLFGFLPVFGTWMVYGPAAAYMYYIGNTFAAGGILVFGVVVLSVFIPMVLQPYFGSKQADVNPLAIFIGFFSGPIIFGTKGLLLGPIIFVVVQTIIHEYIKFRTEIEKNPMVYYEE
- a CDS encoding FAD-binding oxidoreductase, whose product is MNPKNLAYLEEKFKNRMTFDPVERMLYGHDIAAIPALVKPLIGNTTPDAVVQPQNEDELIELVKWAVSNNVPLTPRGKATSGYGGAIPVNQGVVVDFYRMKKVLAIDANNLTVTVQPGITWEKLDAELNKQNLTIRLYPTSYPSSTVGGWLAQGGAGIGSFEYGYFRENVVMAKVVLPTGDVRNFAGDELDLIADAEGITGLITEVTLRIQPCEDIEVAGLACPDANRLQELVKSIIGSKLPIWSMVFINPQMAEMKNCAPVMEHGGHAAQERIMLPARYILTLAFRKKDSTTIKAALPGLASSSGAEIISDKIAEHEWENRFRLMVVKRLGPSLVPAEIIIPLSSLGDVMGEIGNRVSQPVVKEGVIIRNGIKGEPEVVILGFIPGDQRKFSYNFVFGLVLSIMKIAEEHGGRPYSTGLYFSKKADYILGKERVQRLRAFKYEFDPKNILNPGKVTGSSLMGIALGMACTFEPFIRPLGNSVTTTVGERPQKQVRDIPADVAWYAYSCSQCGYCIDECDQFYGRGWESQSPRGKWYWLREYMEGRVEWDQKMVDTIISCTTCELCNLRCSAALPVEPSWMKLRGKLINEDKKMTFPPFEMMTEALNSQGNIWACYRKDRSKWFPEELKEKHGPMHKAKNVYFAGCTASFVEKDIGMASVRLLDAANVDFTYLGEKENCCATPMLVAGKWDAFARTMKKNISAVKAAGADTVITSCPACDMMWRQVYPEWSEKLGIDYKIKTKHYSEIVSDKIKSGEFKFKKGMEKPITVTWHDSCHIGRASGVYEPPRDVIKAIPGVRFVEMSSNRDKAHCCGSVLTLLKEPETAADIGKIRLDEAVEAGAQKVLALCPCCQFQLRVSADARKIPVEVVDLATFASSAIGYDFPDPKPEVQAQWAVFEKMITLMTPRGFAGLMGTMWPELIDAMPYGMGPMMRAMGKVPGALSLMKPLFPVLFPILLPKMMPEVMPVMLEKIGKIIPMPAYMAEQMPELLPKVMDNLMPHMIDDVVPLVTRPMIDYLTGRK
- a CDS encoding uroporphyrinogen-III synthase, with the translated sequence MKVIAIMRPAGYLEESVKLASSMGFSTITAPMIDVMDKTDSNFKGFLDRVMGGEADYVIFTSANGVEFTLLKMKYPEEFIERLNETRVIAIGPKTRDALLKNGIHVTMMPGSYSSSGLVKELSGIEGAVIEIARSSHGAPELVRGLLEKGAVVHETQVYQIISPKDERHAALFKQVLQGNVDIFAFTSTMMVRNFMALAREMGEKDEIIRIMNQKIVAAIGKPTCDTLIGFGINVDVIPEHYTFEEMLRECKKYDC
- the cobA gene encoding uroporphyrinogen-III C-methyltransferase; protein product: MKGKVYLVGSGPGDPELLTIKAKRLIESAEVILYDQLPGKAILDMLPESAEKIDVGKYAGNHKLSQWQINELLVKRAKEGKIVLRLKGGDPYLFGRGGEEAQTLSAEGIKVEVVPGITSAIAVPAYAGIPITHRDYASMVTFITGHEDPEKEETALDWELLAKFEGTLVILMGVSMLERNVKELVKHGKSVDTPVAVIERGTRPDQRVTIGTLADIVGLCKQRKVKAPAITVIGDVVKLHHELAP
- the hemC gene encoding hydroxymethylbilane synthase, producing MRIGTRGSKLALAQANLVKDLLSKNGIETEIKIIKTSGDTFTDRPLHEVQGFGVFVREIDDMMLAGEIDIAVHSMKDVPTERPPELTIAAVMKRDSPYDFLLTLNNTKLKDLPDGSIIGTTSLRRRAQLSRYRPGFIIKELRGNIDTRLRKLKEGQYDGIFLAQAGLERLKWDLPGERLDPDDFVPSANQGTVVIVTRKGTDAQNAVLVLNDEQTRLETRSERIIIGILGGGCLVPIGAFAQTEGNEIHVRAEVLSVDGKRCVKIDEFINPAEYEKEAERIGNELNKKGGGKLVDEAVKMFAAKRG
- the hemL gene encoding glutamate-1-semialdehyde-2,1-aminomutase, with translation MGTEKSRKLFDEAKKILPGGVSSPVRAIKPFPFYTKRANGSKLTDIDGNEYIDYVMGYGPLLLGHNHPAIKEAVTKQLDDGWLYGTPTELEVSLANEIIKLYRSIDMVRFVSTGTEATMGALRAARGFTGKNKFIKIEGGFHGAHDAALVKAGSGATTLGTPDSAGVPKDFTKNTLQVPYNDIEAMTEAIEAYKDDVAAVIMEPVLGNIGPILPKKGYLEDVRAVTKENDVVLILDEVITGFRLAMGGAQEYYGITPDMTTLGKILGGGFHIGVIGGKREIMEKISPAGPVYQAGTFNGSPVSMTAGLAMIRTLKKEKVHDKVNSAGDSLRSGLSDIITDIGLDYNVSGVGSMFKVFFGDMPSNYQEALKCDTAKFNVFFKKMLNDGIFLPPSQFETNFLSLAHSKDDIEKTLKAYQRNLK